Proteins co-encoded in one Syngnathoides biaculeatus isolate LvHL_M chromosome 22, ASM1980259v1, whole genome shotgun sequence genomic window:
- the ankfn1 gene encoding ankyrin repeat and fibronectin type-III domain-containing protein 1 isoform X4, with amino-acid sequence MSVDSENSCVLLSSRESRISCAYLAADDKDDVQAAGDESVLEMLSCSKFSDLETWLCMPSSLLLPSLLDSAPTSPSSSSDRRRSACGDADSGTPERDAAFPAPALSEETAVPVTPPLPVLSSTPAGIRKRRRLAAGPGGLHWKSTGPPGSPEEGGHRPAQRAPVRKTLSADERLLQPAGAERRHLKLLGRLERGRKKLRDVHSLGSPTRYDCRKKRLPAVMTQQMQNLQLSQAKKVAGGPASPNAAKRLYRNLSEKLRGSTSSFEDAYFFGKSDRLRKASGGECLSEAVEQQDLDTVQILLGQFSAQELDLNTPDGQGLTPLDVAVMTNNAPIARMLLKAGAREGPLFASAESREARLAALVAEAERRAADLAARAQRDGLSLEACHKDKQLRAWEWKCKLYKRMKSAVQNARPPEAPTRVRLSVGGTSSLSVAFQEAQGLNSAVVTKYRVEWSCLKDFSLLAGEMLLENLQSLKCTIGGLSTGRPYYVRVSACNVRGWGPPACASPPAAAPSNWRESDGRKARRHSHIEVMERLLQQVRATHSHYCCGDVSKLQNPSRKQSVSRSLKHLFHSSNKFVKTLKRGIYLAAVFYHKDRLLVTAEDQIPIVEVDDSYGSSLVQDFLWFTKLSCMWEDVRWLRQSASASASSSSALQARHKMLSAAGQMQSLLGTHNLGRVHYEPIKDRHGNVLLVTARDADGQHSLFSGKWMQVAKLQSQRKSLSTPEEPYALDVLVITLQDIVAYQRRSTQRLAPGLYLGYLKLSSSVDQIRVLVSRRTPSVLCHARVRENANVSREEWDWIRTLSAGEGGEGGEGGEGGEGARPESRSGHAPLLFYELQTAIKSLLKNLNLPLQQARRLRLYSQEVVELGHGVSFLLLLPAADDVCSAPGQSNPFAPLSGFLHLPLQMFELAHFCTYKEKFISLYCRLSSVLDLDALITQQALREAITDGEVAGAKARHQLILDYIQQLDETRQDLRWLTDALQYARYKHPRGGVPVTCLVDAGAPESDDGQRKTDSTSSAMDYLPSPSPELRRRKAISAVLTSMWPPSLDSPPGSDEDGSSEVFLPTDSDYDSSDALSPRELDLLYSPPRDLSRQAVRSLGGSAPDVLQIHELRYSTPPVKDRPRSPALREAKSKDGAPPPLPRPPPLSPSALLAQRFSRHTAETPEGPSPSRTRQEGAAPQPKPAPNPLSKRKLLSRSHRGQYFSGPRRWLRGHSGASHTGSLSEGVYTEQRHPELHGAEDCAPESREGLPREQRPHVRRIFPEAPKDREGGGDDPEGAAGRDVDSDDQTNAQVSEILSSTL; translated from the exons ATGTCTGTGGATTCTGAGAACTCTTGCGTGCTGTtgtcctcacgagagtcgcggatCTCCTGCGCCTACCTGGCGGCGGACGACAAAGATGACGTCCAGGCGGCGGGAGACGAGAG CGTTCTGGAGATGCTGAGCTGCTCCAAGTTCTCGGACTTGGAAACATGGCTGTGCATGCCCTCGTCGCTCCTGCTGCCGTCCCTCCTGGACTCGGCCCCGACGTCGCCGTCGTCCTCCTCCGACCGCCGTCGCTCCGCCTGCGGCGATGCCGACAG CGGGACGCCCGAGCGGGACGCCGCCTTCCCGGCCCCGGCCTTGAGCGAGGAGACGGCCGTCCCGGTGACGCCGCCGCTGCCCGTCCTCTCGTCTACGCCCGCCGGCATAAGGAAGCGTCGGCGCCTCGCCGCCGGTCCGGGAGGACTTCACTGGAAGTCAACAG GTCCGCCGGGGTCACCCGAGGAGGGCGGCCACCGCCCGGCCCAGCGGGCGCCCGTCAGGAAAACGCTTTCGGCGGACGAGCGACTTCTGCAGCCGGCCGGCGCCGAGCGACGACACCTGAAGCTGCTGGGCCGACTGGAGCGAGGACGCAAGAAGCTGCGCGACGTCCAC AGTCTGGGAAGTCCGACCAGATACGACTGCAGAAAGAA ACGCCTCCCGGCCGTTATGACCCAGCAGATGCAGAACTTGCAGTTGTCTCAAGCCAAGAAGGTCGCGGGGGGGCCGGCCTCCCCCAACGCCGCCAAGCGCCTTTATCGCAACCTGTCGGAGAAGCTGCGAGGAAGCACGTCGTCCTTCGAGGACGCCTACTTCTTCGGGAAGAGCGATCGCCTTCGCAAGGCCTCG GGCGGCGAGTGCCTGTCGGAGGCGGTGGAGCAGCAGGACTTGGATACGGTGCAGATCCTGCTGGGCCAGTTTTCGGCCCAGGAGCTGGACCTGAACACGCCCGACGGCCAGGGCCTGACGCCGCTGGACGTGGCGGTCATGACCAACAACGCGCCCATCGCCAGGATGCTGCTGAAGGCCGGCGCGAGGGAGGGGCCGCTCT TCGCGAGCGCCGAGAGTCGCGAGGCCCGCCTGGCGGCCCTGGTGGCCGAAGCGGAGCGGCGCGCCGCCGACCTGGCCGCGCGGGCGCAGCGGGACGGCCTGTCGCTGGAGGCCTGCCACAAGGACAAGCAGCTGAGGGCCTGGGAGTGGAAGTGCAAGCTCTACAAGCGCATGAAGAGCGCGGTCCAGAACGCAC GTCCGCCCGAGGCTCCCACGCGCGTCCGTCTGAGCGTCGGCGGCACCTCCTCGCTGAGCGTCGCCTTCCAGGAAGCGCAAGGCCTCAACTCCGCCGTGGTCACCAAGTACAGAG TGGAGTGGAGCTGCTTGAAGGACTTTTCGCTGCTGGCCGGTGAGATGCTGCTGGAGAACCTGCAGAGCCTCAAATGCACCATCGGCGGCCTCAGCACG GGTCGTCCGTACTACGTGCGAGTGTCGGCCTGCAACGTGAGGGGCTGGGGCCCGCCCGCCTGCGCCTCCCCCCCGGCCGCCGCTCCTTCCA ACTGGCGAGAGAGTGACGGGCGCAAGGCCAGGCGGCACAGCCACATCGAGGTTATGGAGCGGCTGCTCCAGCAAGTCCGAGCCACGCACTCGCACTACTGCTGCGGAG ACGTGTCCAAGCTGCAGAACCCCAGCAGGAAGCAGTCGGTGTCCCGAAGCCTCAAGCATCTTTTCCACTCCTCCAACAAGTTTGTGAAGACACTGAAAAG GGGGATCTACTTAGCGGCCGTGTTCTACCACAAGGACCGTTTACTGGTGACGGCCGAGGACCAGATCCCCATCGTGGAGGTGGACGACTCCTACGGCAGCTCCCTCGTGCAGGACTTCCTGTGGTTCACCAAG ctgTCGTGCATGTGGGAGGACGTCCGGTGGCTCCGCCAGAGCGCGTCGGcgtcggcgtcgtcgtcgtcggcgcTGCAGGCCCGCCACAAGATGCTGAGCGCCGCCGGGCAGATGCAGAGCCTGCTGGGCACGCACAACCTGGGTCGGGTCCACTACGAGCCCATCAAGGATCGCCACGGCAACGTGCTGCTGGTGACGGCGCGCGACGCCGACGGCCAGCACTCGCTCTTCAGCGGCAAGTGGATGCAGGTGGCCAAACTGCAGAGTCAGCGCAAGTCGCTGTCCACGCCCGAGGAGCCGTACGCCCTCGACGTCCTCGTCATCACCCTGCAG GACATCGTGGCGTACCAGCGGCGCAGCACGCAGCGCCTGGCGCCGGGTCTCTACCTGGGCTACCTGAAGCTCAGCAGCTCCGTGGACCAGATCCGCGTTCTGGTCTCCCGGCGGACCCCCAGCGTGCTGTGTCACGCCCGCGTGCGGGAAAACGCCAACGTGTCCAG GGAGGAGTGGGATTGGATCCGCACGCTGTCGGCCGGCGAGGGGGGCGAGGGGGGCGAAGGGGGCGAAGGGGGCGAGGGGGCTCGGCCCGAGAGCCGCTCCGGCCACGCCCCCCTCCTCTTCTACGAGCTCCAGACGGCCATCAAGTCCCTGCTGAAGAACCTCAACCTACCTCTGCAGCAG GCGCGCCGCTTGCGCCTGTACAGCCAGGAAGTGGTGGAGCTGGGCCACGGCGTCAgcttcctgctgctgctgccggcCGCCGACGACGTCTGCTCGGCCCCCGGCCAGTCCAACCCCTTCGCGCCGCTGTCGGGCTTCCTGCACTTGCCGCTGCAGATGTTCGAGCTCG CGCACTTCTGCACCTACAAGGAGAAGTTCATCAGTTTGTACTGCCGCCTGTCGTCCGTGCTGGACTTGGACGCCCTCATCACCCAGCAGGCGCTGCGGGAGGCCATCACGGACGGCGAGGTGGCCGGCGCCAAAGCCAGACATCAGCTCATCCTCGACTACATCCAA CAGCTGGACGAGACCAGGCAAGACCTGCGCTGGCTGACGGACGCCTTGCAGTACGCCCGCTACAAGCACCCGCGGGGCGGCGTGCCCGTCACCTGCCTGGTGGACGCCGGCGCCCCGGAAAGCGACGACGGCCAGCGGAAGACCGACTCCACCTCGTCCGCCATGGACTACCTGCCGTCGCCCTCGCCGGAACTGCGCAGGAGGAAGGCCATCAGCG CCGTCCTGACGTCCATGTGGCCGCCATCTTTAGACTCGCCGCCGGGCTCGGACGAGGACGGTTCCTCGGAGGTGTTCCTGCCCACGGACAGCGACTACGACTCCAGCGACGCCCTGAGTCCCCGGGAGCTGGACCTGCTCTACTCGCCGCCCCGGGACCTGTCCCGGCAGGCCGTGCGCTCGCTGGGGGGCAGCGCCCCCGACGTGCTTCAGATCCACGAGCTCAG GTACAGCACCCCCCCCGTGAAGGACCGCCCCCGGTCGCCAGCTCTGAGAGAGGCCAAATCCAAAGATGGCGcgccgccccccctcccccgccccccccccttgtcgCCGTCCGCCCTCCTGGCCCAGCGCTTCTCTCGCCACACCGCCGAGACTCCGGAGGGCCCGTCGCCCTCGAGGACCCGCCAGGAGGGGGCGGCCCCCCAACCGAAGCCCGCCCCCAACCCGCTCTCAAAGCGCAAGCTGCTCTCCAGGAGTCACCGGGGCCAGTATTTCAGCGGGCCCCGGCGCTGGCTGAGAGGCCACAGCGGCGCAAGCCACACGGGGTCTCTATCCGAGGGCGTCTACACCGAGCAGCGCCACCCGGAACTGCACGGCGCCGAGGACTGCGCGCCGGAGAGCCGCGAGGGGCTCCCCCGAGAGCAGAGGCCCCACGTGAGACGGATCTTCCCGGAGGCCCCGAAGGACCGGGAGGGCGGGGGCGACGACCCGGAAGGGGCGGCCGGACGGGACGTCGACTCGGACGACCAAACCAACGCGCAGGTGTCGGAGATTCTCAGCAGCACGCTTTAG
- the ankfn1 gene encoding ankyrin repeat and fibronectin type-III domain-containing protein 1 isoform X3, protein MSVDSENSCVLLSSRESRISCAYLAADDKDDVQAAGDESVLEMLSCSKFSDLETWLCMPSSLLLPSLLDSAPTSPSSSSDRRRSACGDADSGTPERDAAFPAPALSEETAVPVTPPLPVLSSTPAGIRKRRRLAAGPGGLHWKSTGPPGSPEEGGHRPAQRAPVRKTLSADERLLQPAGAERRHLKLLGRLERGRKKLRDVHSLGSPTRYDCRKKSDSKLARLAQRWNGRTAAGDLKPLFCAEIPPSSRSLDRRLPAVMTQQMQNLQLSQAKKVAGGPASPNAAKRLYRNLSEKLRGSTSSFEDAYFFGKSDRLRKASGGECLSEAVEQQDLDTVQILLGQFSAQELDLNTPDGQGLTPLDVAVMTNNAPIARMLLKAGAREGPLFASAESREARLAALVAEAERRAADLAARAQRDGLSLEACHKDKQLRAWEWKCKLYKRMKSAVQNARPPEAPTRVRLSVGGTSSLSVAFQEAQGLNSAVVTKYRVEWSCLKDFSLLAGEMLLENLQSLKCTIGGLSTGRPYYVRVSACNVRGWGPPACASPPAAAPSNWRESDGRKARRHSHIEVMERLLQQVRATHSHYCCGDVSKLQNPSRKQSVSRSLKHLFHSSNKFVKTLKRGIYLAAVFYHKDRLLVTAEDQIPIVEVDDSYGSSLVQDFLWFTKLSCMWEDVRWLRQSASASASSSSALQARHKMLSAAGQMQSLLGTHNLGRVHYEPIKDRHGNVLLVTARDADGQHSLFSGKWMQVAKLQSQRKSLSTPEEPYALDVLVITLQDIVAYQRRSTQRLAPGLYLGYLKLSSSVDQIRVLVSRRTPSVLCHARVRENANVSREEWDWIRTLSAGEGGEGGEGGEGGEGARPESRSGHAPLLFYELQTAIKSLLKNLNLPLQQARRLRLYSQEVVELGHGVSFLLLLPAADDVCSAPGQSNPFAPLSGFLHLPLQMFELAHFCTYKEKFISLYCRLSSVLDLDALITQQALREAITDGEVAGAKARHQLILDYIQQLDETRQDLRWLTDALQYARYKHPRGGVPVTCLVDAGAPESDDGQRKTDSTSSAMDYLPSPSPELRRRKAISDSPPGSDEDGSSEVFLPTDSDYDSSDALSPRELDLLYSPPRDLSRQAVRSLGGSAPDVLQIHELRYSTPPVKDRPRSPALREAKSKDGAPPPLPRPPPLSPSALLAQRFSRHTAETPEGPSPSRTRQEGAAPQPKPAPNPLSKRKLLSRSHRGQYFSGPRRWLRGHSGASHTGSLSEGVYTEQRHPELHGAEDCAPESREGLPREQRPHVRRIFPEAPKDREGGGDDPEGAAGRDVDSDDQTNAQVSEILSSTL, encoded by the exons ATGTCTGTGGATTCTGAGAACTCTTGCGTGCTGTtgtcctcacgagagtcgcggatCTCCTGCGCCTACCTGGCGGCGGACGACAAAGATGACGTCCAGGCGGCGGGAGACGAGAG CGTTCTGGAGATGCTGAGCTGCTCCAAGTTCTCGGACTTGGAAACATGGCTGTGCATGCCCTCGTCGCTCCTGCTGCCGTCCCTCCTGGACTCGGCCCCGACGTCGCCGTCGTCCTCCTCCGACCGCCGTCGCTCCGCCTGCGGCGATGCCGACAG CGGGACGCCCGAGCGGGACGCCGCCTTCCCGGCCCCGGCCTTGAGCGAGGAGACGGCCGTCCCGGTGACGCCGCCGCTGCCCGTCCTCTCGTCTACGCCCGCCGGCATAAGGAAGCGTCGGCGCCTCGCCGCCGGTCCGGGAGGACTTCACTGGAAGTCAACAG GTCCGCCGGGGTCACCCGAGGAGGGCGGCCACCGCCCGGCCCAGCGGGCGCCCGTCAGGAAAACGCTTTCGGCGGACGAGCGACTTCTGCAGCCGGCCGGCGCCGAGCGACGACACCTGAAGCTGCTGGGCCGACTGGAGCGAGGACGCAAGAAGCTGCGCGACGTCCAC AGTCTGGGAAGTCCGACCAGATACGACTGCAGAAAGAA GTCGGACAGCAAGCTCGCCCGATTGGCGCAGAGGTGGAACGGACGCACGGCGGCCGGCGACCTGAAGCCCCTGTTTTGCGCGGAAATCCCCCCTTCCTCGCGAAGTCTGGACAG ACGCCTCCCGGCCGTTATGACCCAGCAGATGCAGAACTTGCAGTTGTCTCAAGCCAAGAAGGTCGCGGGGGGGCCGGCCTCCCCCAACGCCGCCAAGCGCCTTTATCGCAACCTGTCGGAGAAGCTGCGAGGAAGCACGTCGTCCTTCGAGGACGCCTACTTCTTCGGGAAGAGCGATCGCCTTCGCAAGGCCTCG GGCGGCGAGTGCCTGTCGGAGGCGGTGGAGCAGCAGGACTTGGATACGGTGCAGATCCTGCTGGGCCAGTTTTCGGCCCAGGAGCTGGACCTGAACACGCCCGACGGCCAGGGCCTGACGCCGCTGGACGTGGCGGTCATGACCAACAACGCGCCCATCGCCAGGATGCTGCTGAAGGCCGGCGCGAGGGAGGGGCCGCTCT TCGCGAGCGCCGAGAGTCGCGAGGCCCGCCTGGCGGCCCTGGTGGCCGAAGCGGAGCGGCGCGCCGCCGACCTGGCCGCGCGGGCGCAGCGGGACGGCCTGTCGCTGGAGGCCTGCCACAAGGACAAGCAGCTGAGGGCCTGGGAGTGGAAGTGCAAGCTCTACAAGCGCATGAAGAGCGCGGTCCAGAACGCAC GTCCGCCCGAGGCTCCCACGCGCGTCCGTCTGAGCGTCGGCGGCACCTCCTCGCTGAGCGTCGCCTTCCAGGAAGCGCAAGGCCTCAACTCCGCCGTGGTCACCAAGTACAGAG TGGAGTGGAGCTGCTTGAAGGACTTTTCGCTGCTGGCCGGTGAGATGCTGCTGGAGAACCTGCAGAGCCTCAAATGCACCATCGGCGGCCTCAGCACG GGTCGTCCGTACTACGTGCGAGTGTCGGCCTGCAACGTGAGGGGCTGGGGCCCGCCCGCCTGCGCCTCCCCCCCGGCCGCCGCTCCTTCCA ACTGGCGAGAGAGTGACGGGCGCAAGGCCAGGCGGCACAGCCACATCGAGGTTATGGAGCGGCTGCTCCAGCAAGTCCGAGCCACGCACTCGCACTACTGCTGCGGAG ACGTGTCCAAGCTGCAGAACCCCAGCAGGAAGCAGTCGGTGTCCCGAAGCCTCAAGCATCTTTTCCACTCCTCCAACAAGTTTGTGAAGACACTGAAAAG GGGGATCTACTTAGCGGCCGTGTTCTACCACAAGGACCGTTTACTGGTGACGGCCGAGGACCAGATCCCCATCGTGGAGGTGGACGACTCCTACGGCAGCTCCCTCGTGCAGGACTTCCTGTGGTTCACCAAG ctgTCGTGCATGTGGGAGGACGTCCGGTGGCTCCGCCAGAGCGCGTCGGcgtcggcgtcgtcgtcgtcggcgcTGCAGGCCCGCCACAAGATGCTGAGCGCCGCCGGGCAGATGCAGAGCCTGCTGGGCACGCACAACCTGGGTCGGGTCCACTACGAGCCCATCAAGGATCGCCACGGCAACGTGCTGCTGGTGACGGCGCGCGACGCCGACGGCCAGCACTCGCTCTTCAGCGGCAAGTGGATGCAGGTGGCCAAACTGCAGAGTCAGCGCAAGTCGCTGTCCACGCCCGAGGAGCCGTACGCCCTCGACGTCCTCGTCATCACCCTGCAG GACATCGTGGCGTACCAGCGGCGCAGCACGCAGCGCCTGGCGCCGGGTCTCTACCTGGGCTACCTGAAGCTCAGCAGCTCCGTGGACCAGATCCGCGTTCTGGTCTCCCGGCGGACCCCCAGCGTGCTGTGTCACGCCCGCGTGCGGGAAAACGCCAACGTGTCCAG GGAGGAGTGGGATTGGATCCGCACGCTGTCGGCCGGCGAGGGGGGCGAGGGGGGCGAAGGGGGCGAAGGGGGCGAGGGGGCTCGGCCCGAGAGCCGCTCCGGCCACGCCCCCCTCCTCTTCTACGAGCTCCAGACGGCCATCAAGTCCCTGCTGAAGAACCTCAACCTACCTCTGCAGCAG GCGCGCCGCTTGCGCCTGTACAGCCAGGAAGTGGTGGAGCTGGGCCACGGCGTCAgcttcctgctgctgctgccggcCGCCGACGACGTCTGCTCGGCCCCCGGCCAGTCCAACCCCTTCGCGCCGCTGTCGGGCTTCCTGCACTTGCCGCTGCAGATGTTCGAGCTCG CGCACTTCTGCACCTACAAGGAGAAGTTCATCAGTTTGTACTGCCGCCTGTCGTCCGTGCTGGACTTGGACGCCCTCATCACCCAGCAGGCGCTGCGGGAGGCCATCACGGACGGCGAGGTGGCCGGCGCCAAAGCCAGACATCAGCTCATCCTCGACTACATCCAA CAGCTGGACGAGACCAGGCAAGACCTGCGCTGGCTGACGGACGCCTTGCAGTACGCCCGCTACAAGCACCCGCGGGGCGGCGTGCCCGTCACCTGCCTGGTGGACGCCGGCGCCCCGGAAAGCGACGACGGCCAGCGGAAGACCGACTCCACCTCGTCCGCCATGGACTACCTGCCGTCGCCCTCGCCGGAACTGCGCAGGAGGAAGGCCATCAGCG ACTCGCCGCCGGGCTCGGACGAGGACGGTTCCTCGGAGGTGTTCCTGCCCACGGACAGCGACTACGACTCCAGCGACGCCCTGAGTCCCCGGGAGCTGGACCTGCTCTACTCGCCGCCCCGGGACCTGTCCCGGCAGGCCGTGCGCTCGCTGGGGGGCAGCGCCCCCGACGTGCTTCAGATCCACGAGCTCAG GTACAGCACCCCCCCCGTGAAGGACCGCCCCCGGTCGCCAGCTCTGAGAGAGGCCAAATCCAAAGATGGCGcgccgccccccctcccccgccccccccccttgtcgCCGTCCGCCCTCCTGGCCCAGCGCTTCTCTCGCCACACCGCCGAGACTCCGGAGGGCCCGTCGCCCTCGAGGACCCGCCAGGAGGGGGCGGCCCCCCAACCGAAGCCCGCCCCCAACCCGCTCTCAAAGCGCAAGCTGCTCTCCAGGAGTCACCGGGGCCAGTATTTCAGCGGGCCCCGGCGCTGGCTGAGAGGCCACAGCGGCGCAAGCCACACGGGGTCTCTATCCGAGGGCGTCTACACCGAGCAGCGCCACCCGGAACTGCACGGCGCCGAGGACTGCGCGCCGGAGAGCCGCGAGGGGCTCCCCCGAGAGCAGAGGCCCCACGTGAGACGGATCTTCCCGGAGGCCCCGAAGGACCGGGAGGGCGGGGGCGACGACCCGGAAGGGGCGGCCGGACGGGACGTCGACTCGGACGACCAAACCAACGCGCAGGTGTCGGAGATTCTCAGCAGCACGCTTTAG